ATGGAAGCACTGAAAATCATTGATGAAAGAGTAGATTATACTCCAATGGATATTGTTCGTTTTATGATACATGGAGCTTTGTTTGAAGGGGATCCTTCGCATTGGAGTATTGAAGAACGGAAAAGAGAAAAAGGACGGGAAAAGGCACGTGAAGTTGGGGTAGTCCATGTTACATATAGTAAGGAGCATCTGATGAACGGCCAATCGATCGTTGTTAGTAGTTTTTGGACGCTTGAGCGTCAGATGGATCGCTTCAGCCATTGGACACCACAAGTTTATATGTGGGGTAAACGTAACAATGCCGGCCGGAATATAGAGAATTTACGCTTTATTACTTGTATCGGCGTTGAAATTGATAAAAAGATTAGTATACAAGAAATCCATTATGCGGCTGCTATGGTCGGTTTACCTTCTCCTAACTTGATTCTATCAACACCTCGCGGCATGCAATGGTTTTATGTTTTATCATCGCCGTTTGTTGGAAGTCATAAAGCACGTCGAGCCGGAAAATTTGTTGCTGAAGAGGTAAAACAAGCTTTTGTTAACGCTGTAGGAGCAGATGCTGGTGCGAATCCTTTAGGTTATTTTCGTTTTCCAACAGAAGACACCATTGAATTTTTCCATGCTAAGCCGGTGAACACAGAATGGTTACTCACTTGGGCGAAAGATCGTTCCCGACAAGCCAAAAGACCAGCTGCAGTAAAAGGGAAACATCAAAGCCAAATTATTGGACAAGCTGGTATTATGGATGATCCAGCGATTCAAGCCATTATTCAAAACGTGATGATTAAAGGTTCAAAAGGTGTATTAGGGCGTAATAACGCGATTTTTACGCTTTCTTTAGCCATGAAATATGAGGGTAAAACAGAAGAAGAAATCTATAATCAGATGGATGAATGGAATTCACAACTGAAGCATCCCATTTCGGATCGGGAGGTCCGAGCGATTATTAAAAGTGCCATGAAATCTGACTATAAAGCTCCAGGTAAGGCCTATGTTGAGGAATTGGCCGGTGTGAAAATGGAATACAGATTTTGTATTCGTACACCTAAAAAACCGCGTGAGGAGCGAAAGAGAAGTCATTTATATGAGCGTGAACAAGATATTATCGAATATCTTGAAGTACATTGCACGGCCAATGAACCTTATATACAAGGTTCCATCCGTGAGTTAGCAAAGCTTTTTGGGATGGCCAAACAAACTTTTCAAGCTGTTCTTAAACGGTCTAAAAAGATTATCAAAAAAACATTTGGCCGTGGTAAGAATGCTAAAACTTATATTACTTGTCGTAACATCCTGGTAAAAAGCCATAAAGCCATGATGAAAGCTTTTGTTTCAAACAAAGAAATAGGTGTCGCAGAAACGTCTCAATTTAGTGAGAACCCCGTTGTTCTGTTTTCCAAAAGAACAGTTCAAAATCGAAAGGATGACACCTTCGAACCCGATGGATAAAAATGGATTTAATGACAAATTTTAATGTGCCGTACAAGTACTATATTACCTATCGGTAGTAGATTGTGGTTTTGTTATTTTACTAGTTTTTGTTGGAATAATAGATTTACATAAAAGAGGTTAATGATTTTGAAGTTATAGATTAGGTGGCGGATGAAAATCCCTTTTTTTTGGAAAATGATTTGGTTGAAATATGTTAGTTAATTTTGAGGAATATTTAGTATTTTTTAGCAAAAGCAGTCCTTAATTACTAATGTTCTAATGCGAATATATGTTTTTATATTTCAAAAATCGGGTAATAAGTATCTTGTATAAGATTTCCATTATGGTATTATTTAGTAAAATTGAAGTAAAATAGGTGTAAAATTGATGTAAAAATGATGTATTCACCATCTTTACAATTAATTTACGGTTTGGGTGCTTGGAATGGAGGCCGGTCCTGGCAAATGGTCACGGAACTCCATACTTCTGTTCCGTGACCATTTGCCAGGACCTTAGATATATAATCTACTTACCAGATTTAATTGAAATGTTGTAAAGTTGGTGAATACTGAGTGATTGAGGGAGAGTTAGAATGTTAGAGAGTAAGTAAGTAAGTAAGTGAGTGTAGGTAAGTAAGAGAGAGGGAGTAAGTGAAAAAGGTAAGTGGAGAAGAAAGAAAAAAGTGTAAGAAAGTTTTAGTGTAGATGAATGAAAAAAGAGAGTGATTAGTGAAGTAGTTTAAGAGGTTTGAGAAAGAAAAAGTGAGTTTGTGTAATTAAGAATGTGGTTTTTTAAATTGAGAATGGAAGGAGGGAGGAGACGTTTGAGATATCATTTGTTGCCGTTTTTGATTTCGAAAGAGGGAAAAGTGTATGAACTGAAAACAACGATGGATGCCAAGATTTTGTATTTCAAGGATGAAACAGCATGGGTGACAATGTTGAGTTTTTTGCAGCGACCATGGTATAGACGGTTAATTAAGCAAGATTGGATTAGCTGGGAGATTGTAGCTGACAAAGATGAGATTCGCTATTTTGTTTGGGTTCCCAATGAACATGTGGGAAGAGCGTTTAAGAGTAAATATTATGCAGAACATCCTGAAGTAGAAATTGTGGAAGTGGAGGATCGTAACATCGATTTTTCTCGTCCTCATGCTGGTACTAAGCTATTTACTGAAAGTCATTGGACAGTTCCGATTAAGACTTATCATAATGAGGTTGTTGATACGCAATCGGAATTGATTGAGTTTCTTGATAGTTTGGAGGATGGGCAAGAAATTCATATGCAGTTTCTTGTTCAGCCTGCTTACGGAACAGAGAAGGATTTCAGAGGGATTGTTCGTCAGTTTCATAAACAGGGGATAGCTGATGAATCGCTTGAGAAGGATAATGAGCTTTATTTGTCAGCGATAGAGGGGAAATCAACAAGGATTCTTTCTAGGATGGGGATCAAGGTTGTTGCGTTTGGAAGGAATAAGCGGGATGCTAAAGCTTTGATTAAGAGCGCTAAAGGCTCAATCGGAACGTTTTCTAGTGGGCGATTGAATCAGTTACGAGGGCGTGAATGGTGGTGGTTCAGAACGATTCGTCCATTGTTCCGGTGGGAGTTTAAGAATCGAATTTACCCAATGGAACGTATGAAAAAGAGGGTTATTCTTGGTACAGAGGAAATGGCAGCAATTATGCGCCTTCCAAGTGAGAAGGTTCAGAACAATAAGCTCAATCGTTTGAAAATGCGTTTTACACCATTACCGAAAGAGCTGAAGCATGCAAAGTTTGATCCGAATTTGACGATTTCTCTTGGTGTTCATAGCTATCATGGTCAAAAAACAGATGTGATGTTCGACCTTGCGACACTTCGCTATCACGCAGCTTTTATTGGAATGTCAGGGATGGGGAAATCAACTGCGATGTATAACTTGGTGGAGGATTTAATCAAGTTGGACGGTGCTGGAACATCGATTGGTGGAACGGTTATTGATCCGCATGGTGATTTATGCCAGGATATAGCGGCAAGGATTCCATCTGAAAAGCAGCATCTTGTTCGATATATCAAGTTTTCAGAGGGGAACATTCCTTTCAACGTTTACGATGTGGATTTTGCATTGACCGAGGATAAGATTGCTCAAACAGTAGCGGACGTGCTGAAGCGGACATGGAAAGATTTTTGGGGTCCGAACATTGATGACAATTTTTTAAATGGAGGAATCGCTTTACAGCGTGTTGGTGAAGCGAGCTTGCCGAACTTGCAGAGGCTTTTAAGTGATTTTGAATATCGTGAAAATGTGTTGGAGCGTTTAAATCGGTCTGATCCTATCGAAAATGATTTGTATTTGTATTTCGCTAATTTGCAGAGTCTTCAAGATCGAGAGTTGCAGCAGAAAACAAACTCCACGCTCAATAAATTGCGAAAGATTACGCTATCTGGTGTGATGGGGAAAATGCTTCGAGCAAAAACGAACGGATTGCGTTTTCGTGAAAGTATGGATCAGGGGCGCATTAACTTATTAGATTTATCGGAGCTTACCAGCGATGAAAAGAAGCTCATCGGTTCCATGTGTTTAACTTTTGCGGAGCTTGCTGGTAAAAGTCGAGCTGATACACCAGCAGCGGAACGTCACAAGTTGCCTTATCACTTTGTAATGGTAGATGAAGCGCCAACGCTTATGGAGCATAGTACTGATGCGATTGAATCATTTGCATCCGAGCTGAGGAAATACAAGACTTCAATTATTCTCGGTATGCAGGGATTAAAAGGGCAAGTGCCTTCAGAGGTTTCAGATGCTATTTTCCGAAACTTCGGAACCTTTATTTCGTTGCGTTTAGGGAATCCTGATGATGCGCAAGTCGTCAATAAATCGATGCCTTCCGAAATTTTGACGGATCGTGACTATTTGAATATTGAACCGTATCACGGATACATACGAATGCAAGTTGGAAATGAGCGGACACGTCCTTTCCTGCTGCGCATGAAAGCACCGGGCCCAGCTCTATATAAAGATGCGATTCCAGCAATCAAGCAACGAACCATTGATGAAGCGATGGAATACGAAAAGAAATTCCTTGCAACTGAAGCTGTTGTTGAAGATCGACAAGAGGAAGAAGAAGTTCAGGATTACGATTCTTATTTAGTGTTGAATGAGGAAGTGGCACAAGACAAGGATTCGATTGATCTGTTAATTGATATTGAAGGCGAACAGACGCTGCATGAAGCTGAATATTTAGATTCTAAAGAATCTTCAAGTAAGCAGGAAAAAAATCAGAAAGAGAGGAGTTCTGATGAAAAAAAGAAAGAACATATTAGCGTTGATGATTTATTGGTGTAGGGGGTTTTTGGATGCCAAAGCGCATAGGAGAGATCGAAGAAAAATTATTTGTCACGTTACATGATCTTGTGTTTGTTGATGTGGAGTACCTTGAAAAATATATCTTTGTTCACTCGGACGGAAAGCCATATACAAAAGGCGGGATTTCTCGTCAGATGAGAGCGCTGGAGGAAGAGGGTTATATAAAATCTTTTCCAGTTGCAAAAGCAAATGTAACAGGTCGCGATCGCTTAGTTTACACGCTAGATACAAAGGGCGTTCAGGAAGTAAAAGAGATTTTAGGTGATGCTGATTGGGATTCAAGATGGACACAGCGCACACCTACGTATGTATTTCATTCATTACGGATGTCACATATTCAGGGAGTGTTTGCTCATCAAAAAGATGAATTGTTTATCTTTAAGGAATTCTTTTCAGAGCGCCGTGCTTTTCGTAATTACGGTGAAGTGACAAAGGATAAGCAAGGGAAAGATCGTCAACCCTATGATACTGTGATTCGTCCTGATGGGGCATTCGTGTTAGAAAGAATGGTCAACGGTCAAAAAGCTCAATTCCTCTATTTTGTCGAGTTGGAACGCAGCCGACAACGGATTGAGGTCACATTAAATAAGATTCGCCGTTATAACGAGTATGTTCGGAAAAGAGCTTTTGAGAATGATGTGATTTTTGGTGATGCTATTAAGATTGTTCGTGTTTTGTTTGTGTCGAATAATGATACGGAACGCAATCAGCTGATGGAAAATGCTAAAAAAGCTGATTCGCGGGAAATTGAGAAGATTGGTGGAGCTTTGTTGTTCTCTACTTATGATGACGTAATCGCTGATCCATACGGGGCCATATGGAAAGCAGCCAATTCAACGGATCCAAACAAACTTTATAGCTTATATCAACGTATTGAGTAGTGATCAATTTTTGAAGGGGGGTGATGGTTTGGGTTACAAAGTTAAACGCCGTTCGATATCAACCGACAACACCATCAAGGAAATGCTGGTAAGCTTTTTCAAGCGGCTACTTGCTTTTCTCATTATTCTTGCATTCATAGCAGTTGCTGGCTACTTCTTATTCCAGTTCGCATATAGTGAGTTTCCACCGTTTGCAGAAGCAGCCGATGATGTTATGGGGTGGTTGAAAGGCTTCTATAATGAACATGGAGTATGGGCAACGATTGGATTGATTGTGTTTGTTTGTATCGTGGTTTGGGCGTTCGGTGAAGAAGCCAAGCGGAAAGATCGCCGAAAAGAAGCGATAAAGGAAATGATGAAATAAGGAGAGGAAACATGAAGAAACGTGAATATCCGAAAACGGTGTTCAGGAAGAAAATTATAAAAGGTATTTTTTGGACCGGATTTTTTTCGGTGTTGTTTCTGTCAGTCGTTGCAATCGTTCGTGTAGGAAATGCCGGTACTAGTCAGGCAGAAGCAGAGCCGATGCATGAAGAAGTAAAAAAAGAAGAGAACTTAGCCGTAAGTGAAGGGGCGCAATCTTTTGCTCAAAATTTTGCTACTCAGTATTTTAATTGGCAAAATACCGATGCGGGAAAGAAAGATCGTGTTAAGCGATTGAAACTCTATTTAGCAACCGGTCTTGATGAACAAGCTGGTCTAGGATTTGAAGGCATGCAATGGAATAGCAGCTTATCAAAATCGCAAGTTTGGAATGTTGAAGAAACAGGGAAAGACACAGCGCTTATCACGCTTAGAGTGCAGCATATGCTTAAGAAAATAACACATCCTGATCCAAAGGTAGTAAAAGATGCTAAAAAGGCAAAAAAAGAGCCACCGAAAGCAAAGGAAGAAACCATTGGTCCATTTGAAAAATATTTCGTTGTTCCAGTTAAAACTGATGGACAATCATTTGTGGTCTATGAGATTCCGTATTTCATTGCAGCTCCTAAAAAACCGGAAATTGTAGTCAATACAACAGTGGACCAAACGGATAAAGTAAACGATTTAGTTCTCCAACAAGAAGTACTATCATTCCTCCATACATTCCTCAAAGTCTATACAACAGGAACCCAAGAAGAACTATCCTATTACACCCAAGACAATCTTCTCCCATCTATGAGTGGCATTATGACTTTCCAAGAAATAAAAAATCTCCTCATTAAGAAGGGGGATCATCAAAATACCTATCAGATTTTTATAACAGCTGTTTTTCAAGAGAATCAGTCGAAAGCTCAAGTTGTTTATCCCTATAAACTAACAATTGTAAAAAAAGAAGGTCGTTGGTTTGTTAAGGAAATGAAAAATCAATAATTTTTTAAGGTTGTCTGAATGTTTGTTTTGAGATTATTAAGTTTTCACATACGTTTTTCGTTCACATTAAAAAATTTTTAGGAGGTTACTAGATTATGAATTTTGGAGAAAATATTCAAAACTGGTTCAGCACACAGATTGGCGCTTTGTTTATGGTTATCATCGGAGCCGTTGCAATTTACTTTTTGATAAAACGAGAGTTTTCAAGATTCGTAGGTTTTGCGATTTTTTCGATGATTGTTGGGGTATTCGTGTTTACGCCTGATAGCGTTAAAAATTTAGGTACTAAATTATGGCAAACCGTTTTTGGAGGGTAATTTATTGAAGCCTAAAATTTTACGAACCTATAACAGTGTGTGGAAAGTAGAAAAGGTGTTGTATGGTATCCAAGATATCCCTCTGCCGATACCTCTCACGTATCGGCAGATTGGATTCTTTGCGGGTGGATTGATTCTAGTGTGGTTCCTGAATAAATTCCCACCTCTAAGTTTAATCGATTTAGGGTTAATTGAATACGTCTTTTTACCGGGATTAATTGCCTGGTTTTTCACCAAACAATTGTTGGATGGAAAAGCGCCACATCGCTTTTTTCTTGGTGTGATACGGTATCATTTATCGCCGCATTTGTATAACCGTTATAAGGAAGTTTCGATCACGAAAAAGTCTTATAAATTCGCTAGTCCAGTTAGTTACCGTCAATTAAGTTATCACGAAAGAGGTGAAGCTGATGAATATCGAATTTCCGATTAAATATTTTGAAGGAAATCTAGTTTTTTCTCAAGATGGATCTTGTTGGGCTTATTATCAGCTTGCCGGTTATAACTATGATTTTCTTGCTGATGATGAAAAGGATTATATTTTTACGAATATTAAAGCATTCTTTTGGCAGATCAATTTGGATACTCATATGCTTGTTGTTCCGAATTTTCAGTCGGTTCAAGAGAAGCATGAACGATTTAAGCAAAAATTGAGTGGTCCATTGAAGGAAGCAGCTGTAAAACATATGGATGATGCAGCATTGCAACTTGAAAGAATGCTCGGCAAAGAGGGGACAGAGTACCGGTTTTTTATCGGTGTGAAGCTTCCGAAACCTGAAAATCTGAAGAAAAAGAATTTCTTTCAGGATTTAAAAGAAGCATGGAAAGAGTTTATTTGTAGAGTTAATGAAGCGAGTGGACTTGATACGCCTGAAATTATCGAGGATGAAATTGAACGTTACCGTAAAGCTGAACGGCGTGTCTTCAATAAGGTTCATTCTCGGTTAAAAGCTGATCCGGTAGACGAAGAAACCATTCAATGGCTGATTCGCCGCAACTGGTATCGTGGTATTGGGAAAGCTCCAATTCTTAAAAATTGGAGTCCTGCCTATACCGTCAACTATAAGGAGTATGAAGAAGGTAATATCACTGTTCGCCGTCCTCTTTATCATGATGTGTTACGTTTGACGGAAGGTTTGATTGATGATTCACCGAAGCGCAGTTTAATCGTTAAACAAGTGTATGAAGGTGAAGAAGTCGAAGGACATGTTGCTTTCTTGACGATTGCGAACGTGCCTTACGAAATTCAATTCCCAGGCGAGGAATGGATGTACGTCATTCAAAGTCTTGATTTTCCGGTGGAAATCAGTGTTCGTACTGAAACGATGGAAAACCGTAAAGCCTTATCAGCTGTTCGTAACAAGCAGAAAGAATTAAAAGACCAAGATCGACATGCACGAGAAACAGGAAATGACACAGGATTGAATGTTATTGAAGGGAGAATAGAAGTACAAGAACTAGAAGCTCATTTACAAAA
This genomic stretch from Bacillus methanolicus MGA3 harbors:
- a CDS encoding replication-relaxation family protein — translated: MPKRIGEIEEKLFVTLHDLVFVDVEYLEKYIFVHSDGKPYTKGGISRQMRALEEEGYIKSFPVAKANVTGRDRLVYTLDTKGVQEVKEILGDADWDSRWTQRTPTYVFHSLRMSHIQGVFAHQKDELFIFKEFFSERRAFRNYGEVTKDKQGKDRQPYDTVIRPDGAFVLERMVNGQKAQFLYFVELERSRQRIEVTLNKIRRYNEYVRKRAFENDVIFGDAIKIVRVLFVSNNDTERNQLMENAKKADSREIEKIGGALLFSTYDDVIADPYGAIWKAANSTDPNKLYSLYQRIE
- a CDS encoding conjugal transfer protein, whose amino-acid sequence is MKPKILRTYNSVWKVEKVLYGIQDIPLPIPLTYRQIGFFAGGLILVWFLNKFPPLSLIDLGLIEYVFLPGLIAWFFTKQLLDGKAPHRFFLGVIRYHLSPHLYNRYKEVSITKKSYKFASPVSYRQLSYHERGEADEYRISD
- a CDS encoding conjugal transfer protein, with the translated sequence MKKREYPKTVFRKKIIKGIFWTGFFSVLFLSVVAIVRVGNAGTSQAEAEPMHEEVKKEENLAVSEGAQSFAQNFATQYFNWQNTDAGKKDRVKRLKLYLATGLDEQAGLGFEGMQWNSSLSKSQVWNVEETGKDTALITLRVQHMLKKITHPDPKVVKDAKKAKKEPPKAKEETIGPFEKYFVVPVKTDGQSFVVYEIPYFIAAPKKPEIVVNTTVDQTDKVNDLVLQQEVLSFLHTFLKVYTTGTQEELSYYTQDNLLPSMSGIMTFQEIKNLLIKKGDHQNTYQIFITAVFQENQSKAQVVYPYKLTIVKKEGRWFVKEMKNQ
- a CDS encoding ATP-binding protein encodes the protein MRYHLLPFLISKEGKVYELKTTMDAKILYFKDETAWVTMLSFLQRPWYRRLIKQDWISWEIVADKDEIRYFVWVPNEHVGRAFKSKYYAEHPEVEIVEVEDRNIDFSRPHAGTKLFTESHWTVPIKTYHNEVVDTQSELIEFLDSLEDGQEIHMQFLVQPAYGTEKDFRGIVRQFHKQGIADESLEKDNELYLSAIEGKSTRILSRMGIKVVAFGRNKRDAKALIKSAKGSIGTFSSGRLNQLRGREWWWFRTIRPLFRWEFKNRIYPMERMKKRVILGTEEMAAIMRLPSEKVQNNKLNRLKMRFTPLPKELKHAKFDPNLTISLGVHSYHGQKTDVMFDLATLRYHAAFIGMSGMGKSTAMYNLVEDLIKLDGAGTSIGGTVIDPHGDLCQDIAARIPSEKQHLVRYIKFSEGNIPFNVYDVDFALTEDKIAQTVADVLKRTWKDFWGPNIDDNFLNGGIALQRVGEASLPNLQRLLSDFEYRENVLERLNRSDPIENDLYLYFANLQSLQDRELQQKTNSTLNKLRKITLSGVMGKMLRAKTNGLRFRESMDQGRINLLDLSELTSDEKKLIGSMCLTFAELAGKSRADTPAAERHKLPYHFVMVDEAPTLMEHSTDAIESFASELRKYKTSIILGMQGLKGQVPSEVSDAIFRNFGTFISLRLGNPDDAQVVNKSMPSEILTDRDYLNIEPYHGYIRMQVGNERTRPFLLRMKAPGPALYKDAIPAIKQRTIDEAMEYEKKFLATEAVVEDRQEEEEVQDYDSYLVLNEEVAQDKDSIDLLIDIEGEQTLHEAEYLDSKESSSKQEKNQKERSSDEKKKEHISVDDLLV
- a CDS encoding primase C-terminal domain-containing protein, whose protein sequence is MEALKIIDERVDYTPMDIVRFMIHGALFEGDPSHWSIEERKREKGREKAREVGVVHVTYSKEHLMNGQSIVVSSFWTLERQMDRFSHWTPQVYMWGKRNNAGRNIENLRFITCIGVEIDKKISIQEIHYAAAMVGLPSPNLILSTPRGMQWFYVLSSPFVGSHKARRAGKFVAEEVKQAFVNAVGADAGANPLGYFRFPTEDTIEFFHAKPVNTEWLLTWAKDRSRQAKRPAAVKGKHQSQIIGQAGIMDDPAIQAIIQNVMIKGSKGVLGRNNAIFTLSLAMKYEGKTEEEIYNQMDEWNSQLKHPISDREVRAIIKSAMKSDYKAPGKAYVEELAGVKMEYRFCIRTPKKPREERKRSHLYEREQDIIEYLEVHCTANEPYIQGSIRELAKLFGMAKQTFQAVLKRSKKIIKKTFGRGKNAKTYITCRNILVKSHKAMMKAFVSNKEIGVAETSQFSENPVVLFSKRTVQNRKDDTFEPDG